In Onychostoma macrolepis isolate SWU-2019 chromosome 14, ASM1243209v1, whole genome shotgun sequence, a single window of DNA contains:
- the LOC131553091 gene encoding uncharacterized protein LOC131553091 isoform X2 — protein MPEPTDVMITTPFYQQQQYEVSRFLKIKPLALGILEILIALLGLGLTIWNESFFVIWSPVIFIIIGAVTVSAAHTRKPRLVKTSQMLSYVNLAVVTFSLRGHLVYVLATPDVSFYVLVACDILIFIFSLAVAVTSCSCCCRPKSTPVTFSYVTTDFPVNHIMQMGQPDPSAVAQPVSSFMYVLPAAHGSVPPAPLPNYGHVPNAFPPMYSPVPTTPPSNYDKVSDALPPNYGPVPCAPPPAYEHEDFQTRR, from the exons ATGCCAGAACCCACTGATGTGATGATAACCACGCCATTTTACCAGCAACAGCAGTATGAAGTCTCCAGGTTCCTGAAGATCAAGCCACTGGCTTTGGGG ATTTTGGAAATATTGATAGCCTTATTGGGACTCGGTTTGACAATCTGGAATGAGAGTTTTTTCGTTATTTGGTCACCAGTCATT TTCATCATAATTGGAGCTGTAACAGTCTCGGCTGCACACACACGTAAACCGCGTCTG gTCAAAACCTCACAAATGCTCAGCTATGTAAACCTTGCAGTAGTTACTTTCTCCCTCCGCGGTCACCTTGTTTACGTTCTG GCTACACCGGATGTGTCCTTCTATGTCCTTGTCGCCTGTGATATTCTGATCTTCATCTTCTCTCTTGCTGTTGCCGTAACCTCCTGTTCCTGTTGCTGCAGACCAAAG TCAACCCCTGTCACGTTCAGTTATGTGACGACAGATTTTCCAGTCAACCACATCATGCAGATGGGCCAGCCGGACCCCTCTGCAGTGGCCCAGCCTGTTAGTTCGTTCATGTACGTGCTGCCAGCAGCACACGGCTCAGTCCCACCTGCGCCTCTGCCAAATTACGGTCACGTCCCCAATGCATTTCCACCAATGTACAGTCCAGTCCCAACTACACCTCCATCCAACTACGACAAAGTCTCAGATGCACTTCCACCAAACTACGGTCCAGTCCCATGTGCACCTCCACCAGCATATGAG CATGAAGATTTTCAGACCAGAAGATGA
- the LOC131553091 gene encoding uncharacterized protein LOC131553091 isoform X1, with product MCLKMPEPTDVMITTPFYQQQQYEVSRFLKIKPLALGILEILIALLGLGLTIWNESFFVIWSPVIFIIIGAVTVSAAHTRKPRLVKTSQMLSYVNLAVVTFSLRGHLVYVLATPDVSFYVLVACDILIFIFSLAVAVTSCSCCCRPKSTPVTFSYVTTDFPVNHIMQMGQPDPSAVAQPVSSFMYVLPAAHGSVPPAPLPNYGHVPNAFPPMYSPVPTTPPSNYDKVSDALPPNYGPVPCAPPPAYEHEDFQTRR from the exons ATGTGTTTAAAGATGCCAGAACCCACTGATGTGATGATAACCACGCCATTTTACCAGCAACAGCAGTATGAAGTCTCCAGGTTCCTGAAGATCAAGCCACTGGCTTTGGGG ATTTTGGAAATATTGATAGCCTTATTGGGACTCGGTTTGACAATCTGGAATGAGAGTTTTTTCGTTATTTGGTCACCAGTCATT TTCATCATAATTGGAGCTGTAACAGTCTCGGCTGCACACACACGTAAACCGCGTCTG gTCAAAACCTCACAAATGCTCAGCTATGTAAACCTTGCAGTAGTTACTTTCTCCCTCCGCGGTCACCTTGTTTACGTTCTG GCTACACCGGATGTGTCCTTCTATGTCCTTGTCGCCTGTGATATTCTGATCTTCATCTTCTCTCTTGCTGTTGCCGTAACCTCCTGTTCCTGTTGCTGCAGACCAAAG TCAACCCCTGTCACGTTCAGTTATGTGACGACAGATTTTCCAGTCAACCACATCATGCAGATGGGCCAGCCGGACCCCTCTGCAGTGGCCCAGCCTGTTAGTTCGTTCATGTACGTGCTGCCAGCAGCACACGGCTCAGTCCCACCTGCGCCTCTGCCAAATTACGGTCACGTCCCCAATGCATTTCCACCAATGTACAGTCCAGTCCCAACTACACCTCCATCCAACTACGACAAAGTCTCAGATGCACTTCCACCAAACTACGGTCCAGTCCCATGTGCACCTCCACCAGCATATGAG CATGAAGATTTTCAGACCAGAAGATGA
- the ppp2r2cb gene encoding serine/threonine-protein phosphatase 2A 55 kDa regulatory subunit B gamma isoform isoform X2, with translation MSSLRWSSTRPESSWPRVIRVGELSSFRENHSTFQSHEPEFDYLKSLEIEEKINKIRWLPPHNPAHFLLATNDKTIKLWKVSERDKRAEGYNLRDEEGRLKDLSTITTLQVPVLRPMDLLVEASPRRVFANAHAYHINSISVNSDCETYLSADDLRVNLWHLNITDRSFNIVDLKPENMEDLSEVITVAEFHPHHCHLLAFSSSTGTTRLCDMRAQALCDQHAKLFEEAVDPSHRSFFSEIVSSVSDVKFSHSGRYLLTRDYLTVKVWDLNMENKPVETYQVHDYLRTKLCSLYESDCIFDKFECAWNGTDSVIMTGAYNNYFRMFDRASRRDVTLEASREVCKRRAVLQPRRVCVGKKRKESDVSVDSLDFRKKILHTAWHPKENIIAIAASNNLYIFQDRLTPNGHHNTPEIQSAPPK, from the exons ATGTCATCTCTACGGTGGAGTTCAACCAGACCGGAGAGTTCTTGGCCACGGGTGATAAGGGTGGGAGAGTTGTCATCTTTCAGAGAGAACCACAG TACATTTCAGAGTCATGAGCCTGAGTTTGATTACCTGAAAAGTTTGGAGATTGAGGAGAAAATCAATAAGATTCGCTGGCTGCCTCCGCATAACCCGGCCCACTTCCTCCTCGCCACCAATG ACAAGACCATAAAGCTGTGGAAGGTGAGTGAGAGAGATAAGCGAGCAGAAGGCTATAATCTGAGAGATGAGGAAGGCAGACTGAAGGACCTCTCTACAATCACCACTCTACAG GTCCCTGTCCTGCGGCCGATGGATCTCCTGGTGGAGGCGTCCCCACGGCGTGTTTTTGCTAACGCACATGCATATCACATCAACTCCATCAGTGTCAACAGCGACTGTGAGACGTACCTGTCCGCTGATGACCTGAGAGTTAACCTGTGGCATCTCAACATCACTGACCGCAGCTTCA ATATTGTCGATTTGAAGCCAGAAAACATGGAGGACCTCAGTGAGGTGATCACGGTGGCCGAGTTTCACCCTCAccactgccacctgctggccttCAGCAGCAGCACAGGAACCACACGCCTCTGTGACATGAGAGCCCAAGCACTCTGTGACCAACACGCCAAAC TGTTTGAAGAAGCAGTGGATCCATCCCACCGATCGTTCTTCTCAGAGATTGTTTCCTCAGTGTCAGATGTGAAGTTCAGTCATAGCGGCCGCTACCTGCTCACTAGAGATTACCTCACCGTTAAAGTCTGGGACCTCAACATGGAAAATAAACCAGTGGAAACATACCAG GTCCACGACTACTTGCGAACCAAATTGTGCTCTTTGTATGAAAGCGATTGTATTTTTGACAAGTTTGAATGTGCCTGGAACGGAACGGACAG CGTGATCATGACTGGCGCTTACAACAACTACTTCCGAATGTTTGACCGGGCGAGTCGGCGCGACGTGACTCTGGAGGCCAGTCGGGAGGTGTGCAAGCGGCGGGCGGTCCTGCAGCCGCGGCGGGTGTGCGTGGGCAAGAAACGAAAAGAGTCGGACGTCAGCGTGGACAGTCTGGACTTCAGGAAGAAAATCCTCCATACCGCCTGGCATCCCAAAGAAAACATCATCGCCATCGCAGCCAG
- the ppp2r2cb gene encoding serine/threonine-protein phosphatase 2A 55 kDa regulatory subunit B beta isoform isoform X1, with protein sequence MLSPVLCSDLAALEPEYTEADVISTVEFNQTGEFLATGDKGGRVVIFQREPQGEYNVYSTFQSHEPEFDYLKSLEIEEKINKIRWLPPHNPAHFLLATNDKTIKLWKVSERDKRAEGYNLRDEEGRLKDLSTITTLQVPVLRPMDLLVEASPRRVFANAHAYHINSISVNSDCETYLSADDLRVNLWHLNITDRSFNIVDLKPENMEDLSEVITVAEFHPHHCHLLAFSSSTGTTRLCDMRAQALCDQHAKLFEEAVDPSHRSFFSEIVSSVSDVKFSHSGRYLLTRDYLTVKVWDLNMENKPVETYQVHDYLRTKLCSLYESDCIFDKFECAWNGTDSVIMTGAYNNYFRMFDRASRRDVTLEASREVCKRRAVLQPRRVCVGKKRKESDVSVDSLDFRKKILHTAWHPKENIIAIAASNNLYIFQDRLTPNGHHNTPEIQSAPPK encoded by the exons ATGCTGAGCCCGGTTCTCTGTTCCGATCTCGCAGCCTTGGAGCCAGAGTATACCGagg CGGATGTCATCTCTACGGTGGAGTTCAACCAGACCGGAGAGTTCTTGGCCACGGGTGATAAGGGTGGGAGAGTTGTCATCTTTCAGAGAGAACCACAG GGCGAATATAATGTTTATAGTACATTTCAGAGTCATGAGCCTGAGTTTGATTACCTGAAAAGTTTGGAGATTGAGGAGAAAATCAATAAGATTCGCTGGCTGCCTCCGCATAACCCGGCCCACTTCCTCCTCGCCACCAATG ACAAGACCATAAAGCTGTGGAAGGTGAGTGAGAGAGATAAGCGAGCAGAAGGCTATAATCTGAGAGATGAGGAAGGCAGACTGAAGGACCTCTCTACAATCACCACTCTACAG GTCCCTGTCCTGCGGCCGATGGATCTCCTGGTGGAGGCGTCCCCACGGCGTGTTTTTGCTAACGCACATGCATATCACATCAACTCCATCAGTGTCAACAGCGACTGTGAGACGTACCTGTCCGCTGATGACCTGAGAGTTAACCTGTGGCATCTCAACATCACTGACCGCAGCTTCA ATATTGTCGATTTGAAGCCAGAAAACATGGAGGACCTCAGTGAGGTGATCACGGTGGCCGAGTTTCACCCTCAccactgccacctgctggccttCAGCAGCAGCACAGGAACCACACGCCTCTGTGACATGAGAGCCCAAGCACTCTGTGACCAACACGCCAAAC TGTTTGAAGAAGCAGTGGATCCATCCCACCGATCGTTCTTCTCAGAGATTGTTTCCTCAGTGTCAGATGTGAAGTTCAGTCATAGCGGCCGCTACCTGCTCACTAGAGATTACCTCACCGTTAAAGTCTGGGACCTCAACATGGAAAATAAACCAGTGGAAACATACCAG GTCCACGACTACTTGCGAACCAAATTGTGCTCTTTGTATGAAAGCGATTGTATTTTTGACAAGTTTGAATGTGCCTGGAACGGAACGGACAG CGTGATCATGACTGGCGCTTACAACAACTACTTCCGAATGTTTGACCGGGCGAGTCGGCGCGACGTGACTCTGGAGGCCAGTCGGGAGGTGTGCAAGCGGCGGGCGGTCCTGCAGCCGCGGCGGGTGTGCGTGGGCAAGAAACGAAAAGAGTCGGACGTCAGCGTGGACAGTCTGGACTTCAGGAAGAAAATCCTCCATACCGCCTGGCATCCCAAAGAAAACATCATCGCCATCGCAGCCAG